The genomic region CGTCATTGCCTTCTCCGTTTCCTTCGAAAGCGACTACCTGAACATCCCCACAATTTTCCGGCTCTCAGGCATGAGCCCCTGGGCCGCGGAGCGTTCCGCGCGGGAGCCGCTTGTGCTGGCAGGGGGAGCGGCGCTCTTTCTGAACCCCGAGCCGGTCGCCCCTTTCCTCGACCTGGTATGCATCGGCGAGGCTGAACCGATCCTCGCGGATCTGCTCGAACTTTTGAAGGAGGGTGGGGGCTCGCGCGCCGAGCTCTTGCTGCAGGCCTGTAAGATCCCCGGCATCTACGTACCTTCGCTGTACCAGCCGCAGTACCTTGACGGCCGGTTCGCCGGGCTAAAGCCGCAGCCGGGCGCGCCGGACAGGGTGCTTCGCGTGTGGGAAAAGGAGCTGGACCGCAGGCCGACTGTCACCGAGATTCATACCGAGGCCACCGAGTTCTCCGGGATGCACCTGGTTGAATTGTCCCGTGGCTGCCCCCGTGCCTGCCGCTTCTGCGCCGCAGGCTTCATCTACCTCCCGTACCGCAGCCGATCGCTGGAAGGGGTGAGGGCGGAGGTGCTGAAGGGGGTGGCGCAGGGGAGAAAAGTGGGACTGGTTGCCGCCGCCGTATCGGACTTCTCCGGCATCGGGGACCTCTGCGGCGAGATAGTGGGCGCCGGCGGGAAATTCTCGGTCTCCTCCTTCCGCATCGACCACCTGGACGACGGTATGATCGAGGCGCTGAAGGCGAGCGGTCAGAAAACCGTGGCGCTGGCGCCGGAGGGTGGAAGCCAGCGGCTGCGCGACCTGGTGAAAAAGGGGATCGACGAGGAGCAGATCCTGGCGGCGTGCGACAAGCTGATCGGCCACGACATCCTCAACCTGAAGCTCTATTTCATCATCGGCCTTCCCACCGAGACCGAGCAGGACCTGGAGGAGCTGGTCCTTTTGGTGACGCGGATCAGGGAGCGGGTGCTGGCGGCGGCGAAAAAGAACAAGCGCCTGGGGGAGGTGCAGCTTTCGGTGAACCCGTTTATCCCCAAGCCCTTCACCCCCTTCCAGTGGTGCGGCATGGAGCCGGTGAAGTCGCTGGAAGCCAAGTGGAAGTACCTGCAGAAGGCGCTGGGGAAGCTCTCCAACGTGAAGCTGCAGATGGAGAGCCCGCGGGAGGCCTACCAGCAGGCGCTCTTGTCGCGGGGAGACCGCAGGCTCGCCCAGCTCCTGGTGCTGGCCGACAGGTCCGGGAACTGGAAGCAGGCGCTGCGCGAGGCGGAGTTTGATGCCGACGCCGAGGTGTATCGCCAGGTGGCGCTGGACGAGGCGCTGCCGTGGGATTTCATCGATGGCGGGGACTGCGACAGGCTCAAGCGGGAGTACCTTAGGGCGTTCGAGGAAGGGAGTTAAAGAGAGGTGTGACTTAAGATCGCAGGAACTTAGGCGGCAGGGGAAGTAACCCTGCCGCCTTTTTCTTTTCCGGGCTAGTTGAAGAAGATCCTGGCGCCTACCGTCACCGAGAGGTTGGTGGGGTCGAACTCGCCGCGCTGGCCGCTGGGCGTATCGACATCGGCGCTGAAGGATTCGACTCCCTTGGCTTCCAGCGTGAGGGACAGCTGGCGGTTCATGATGCAGTCGACCCCGGCGCTCAGATGCGCGCCGACCGTGGTGTTGGTGTACCTGCTGCTCAGGTCGTTCACCAGGACGTCCATGCCGGCGCCGAGGTAGGGGACCAGACGCTGCCTTTCCGGGAAGCGGTACTGGGCGCCGACGGAAACGTCGGTGACCTCGGCGGTCCCGAAATGGGAGGTGTGGAAGGAGGCCCTGGAGACCTCGAGCTCAACGGCGACGTTGTCGTCCACCCCGAACAGCAGGCCGAGGCCGCCGGTCAGTCCCGCATCGGTGGAGACGACCATGGTCCCTTGGGGGGTGTCGAGTTCGCCCTGTGCCGGGTTGATGATGCCGATCTTGCCGGTCAGGGCCAGCCTCCCTCTGAGCTCTTCCGCCGCGGCGTTCCCGGTGAGCGTGGCAGCCAGCAGCAGCGCGCCGGCGGAGAGCATGAACAGTTTACGCATGTCTTAATCCTCCAAAAGTGTCATTGCAGAGGGGGCATATTAAGACAAAACGGACTGACAGACAAGGGCTACTTGACCAGTTCCAGGGTCGCCTGCACCGCCTTCTCGATTCCCCGGGCCGCCTCGGAGATGCTTCCCGCCAGCATGTAGGCCGGGGTCGACACGATCAGGTGATCCCGGTCCACGACGATGTCGTCCGCGGCGCAATCGACGTGCTTGCTTCCGGTGGCTGAAATGGCCCCCGCGGTGCCGGGGTCGTTACCTATGGTGAGCCGGGGGGAGAGTTCCTTGCCGAGCGCGAGCGCCACCACGGAAGGGGCTATGCAGATGGCGCAGATAGGCTTCTTTGCTGCCGCCATCTCCTTCACCAGCCTGAGCACGTCGGGCTGAACCACACCGTCGGCCCCTTTTTGCCCGAAGCTGCAGAGGTTCTTCGCGGCGCCGAAGCCGCCGGGGAAGACCACCGCGTCGAGTTCGGAGGCCTTGGCATTCCTTATGTCGCTCACCTCGCCGCGCGCGATGCGGGCCGATTCCACCAGGACTTTCCTCTTGGCGCCGGTCTCCTGCATGGTCAGGTGATTAACTTCGTCGCAGTCGATGTCCGGGGCGAAACAGACGGCCTTGGCGCCGCTTCTGTCGATGGCCAGAAGGGTCAGCACCGCCTCGTGTATCTCGCTTCCGTCACGAACTCCGCAGCCTGAAAGTACCACGCCTATCTTCTTCATCCCCGCTACCTCCTGTCTTGTAGATTTCACGTCAGTTGCGCTATTCTAGGCGATGAGTTTGCACTGTCAAGGTCTTTAATGTGTACCGTGTCAGCCAGTTGTTAAGCTGTGCGACGCCTGTCACCGAGGAGCCTGCGCCATGAACGACCCTCTCCAGGAGGAGTCCCCACCTGTGGTAGATACCGTCCGCTGCACCGGCTGCGGCAGATGCGTCGCCGCCTGCGGCAGCCGGCTGCTCTCACTGGAGGTGGACGGGTTTCGCAAGTACGCTCAGATCGGCATTTCCAAGCGCTGCAAACGCTGCCTTGCCTGCGCCGCTGCCTGCCCTGTCCGGGCGCTGCGGGCCGATTGACATCAGTTCTCTTTGCCCTAAGCTTTATGACTGTATCAGGTCGCGCTGCGATCTCATTGCACGAAAGGAGGAGGACATGCTTTACTTCATCAAGCAGAACATCATCCACACGTACCCGGTTAAAAATGGGTGCGCCGAGGTTTATGAGCAGGAGCAACTGCGCGATACCATCCCGCGGGACGTCCAGCAATGCCCTTACTGTATGAAACTGTGGCCGGGAAGAAACCCTGAGGATTGAAAGGGGCAGGTAAGGGCGGGACAGACAGAGTCGAAAAGAAGAAAGGCCGCTTCCGTGAGGAGAGCGGCCTTTCTTGTAGATGGTGATCCCAAGGGGACTTGAACCCCTGTTACCGACGTGAAAGGCCGGTGTCCTAACCACTAGACGATGGGACCAAATTGTTGCATCCCGTGCGCCGATCGGGCAGGGGGCTGTCGTCAGGCCCAGACTGGCGACAGTGAAAATGGTGAGCCGCGTTGGGATCGAACCAACGACCACCTGATTAAAAGTCAGGTGCTCTACCAACTGAGCTAGCGGCTCGCTATCACTTCGTGCCGAAGCACGAGAGCTGTTGTTTGAGTGGCGTCCCCAGCCGGATTTGAACCGGCGTCGCCGCCGTGAAAGGGCGGTGTCCTGGGCCGGGCTAGACGATGGGGACGGGTGGTGAGCCGCGTTGGGATCGAACCAACGACCACCTGATTAAAAGTCAGGTGCTCTACCAACTGAGCTAGCGGCTCAAACAGTGCAGCGAAGCAAGAACAACCTTATAGCAAATCGATTTCTGCCAGTCAACACTTTTTATTAAAAACTTAGCCGCGCTGGAACGGGTTCCTGAGCACGATGGTCTCGTCGCGGCGCGGGCCGACCGAGACCAGCACCACGGGGGCGCCGGAGAGCTGTTCCACGCGCGCCACGTAGTCGCGGGCGTTCTTCGGGAGCTCGTCCATGCATTTCGCGCCGGTGATGTCGTCGTTCCACCCCGGGAGTTCCTCGTAGATCGGGGTGCACTGTTCCATCACTTCCAGGTTCGCCGGGACCTCGGTGAGTACCTCGCCCTTGTAGTTGTAGGCGGTGCAGATCTTCACCGTTTCCTGCCCGGAGAGGACGTCGAGCTTGGTGATGGCGATGCCGGAGAGTCCGTTGACCCTGACCGCGTAGCGCGCGACCAGCGCGTCGTACCAGCCGGTGCGGCGCGGGCGCCCGGTGGTGGAGCCGAACTCGCGCCCTGCCTGGCGCAACTGCTCGCCGGTCTCGTCTTCGAGCTCGGTCGGGAAGGGGCCGCTACCCACGCGGGTGGCGTAGGCCTTGGAGATGCCGATCACCTCGTGGATCTCCCTCGGGGAAACGCCGCTTCCGGTGCAGGCGCCGCCGGAGCAGGTGGAGGAGGAGGTCACGTAGGGGTAGGTGCCGTGGTCGACGTCGAGCAGGGTTCCCTGGGCCCCTTCGAAGAGGAGGCTCTTGCCGGCCTTGATCTCCTGGTGCAGGATGAGCGAGGTGTCGGCCGCGTACTTCCTGAGGGTCTCGGCGTACTTCATGTACTCCTCGTAGATCTCCTCGAAGGTGAACGGCTGGTCCCCGAGAAGCTGGGTCAGAATCAGGTTCTTCTCCTCGAGCACCTCCTTGACCTTGCGGGTGAAGGTCTTCTCGTCGAGAAGGTCCATGAGCCGGATGCCGCGGCGGCCGATCTTGTCCTCGTAGGCGGGTCCGATGCCGCGCCCTGTGGTCCCGATCTTCTTGGCGCCGCTCTTTCTCTCGCGGGCGATGTCGATCCTCTTGTGGTACGGCATGATGATGTGCAGCGCCTCGGAGAGGAGCAGCATCTTATCGTCTTTGAGGTAGCCGTTGGCCTTGAGCTTGGTGATCTCCATGATGAAGACCTCCGGGTCGAGCACCACGCCGTTGCCGATCACGCAGCGCTTGCCGTCGTGCAGGATCCCGGACGGGATCAGGTGCAGGATGACCTTCTCGTCGCCTACGACCAGTGTGTGGCCGGCGTTGTTCCCGCCCTGGTAGCGCACCACGTCGTCCGCGAATTCCGTGTAAATGTCGACGACCTTACCCTTGCCTTCATCGCCCCACTGGGCACCTATTACAACGACGTTAGCCATGATTCTCCCCCTGCAGATCGAATTTCAAATCGAGATCCTTGTCGAACAACTCCTCTACGCTCACGGTGATGCTTTGACGGTCCGCCACCCGTACCAGGTAAAGCTGGCCGGCCGCGCACTCGTCGGCGCCGATCACAAGCAGCAATCGGATGTTCATCTTCTTTGCATATTCAAGCGAACTGTCGAAGTCGCGCTTGATGATATCCCTGGCGCAGGTGTAGCCGAGGCTTCTCAGCTTCTGAGCCACTTCCAGCGCCTCGCGGCGATCGTCCCTGTTGTTGAAGATCAGGAAGTCGCGGCTGCTCGACGCCTCGACCTCAGGTCTCTTGGACATGCTGGAGAGAAGGGCCAGGATGTTGAAGGCGAAGCCGGTGGCGTGCGCCGGGTAGCCGTACTTGGCGGTGAGGTCGTCGTAACGCCCGCCGCTGCAGATCGCTTCCCCGACGCCTGGCACGAAACCTTCGAAGGTGATACCGCTGTGGTAGTCCAGCCCGCGGATCTCGCCCAAGTCGATGGTCAAATGTTCGGCGACCCCGTAGATATCGAGGATGTCTACCACCTGGGCAAGGTTGTCCAGGGCCCGCAGCGAGCGCTCGTTCCCGGCGATCTTGCGCGCCTCCTGCAGCACCTCGCGGCCGCCGTAGAGTCTCGGCAGCAGGGCGATTTCCTCCTTGACCCGGTCGGGAGCGCCTGCGGATTCGAGGATGGTGCGCACCGCGCTGACTTCCTTCTTGCTGATCGCCTCCTGCAACTGCTTCTGCACCTCAACCGAGAGGCCGGAGGCGTCCATGATGCCGCGGTAGAACTCTACCTGCCCGAGGTCGATCTTGAAGCCGGTGAAGCCGAGGTTCTTCAGTACCTCCACCGCCATCGCGACCATTTCGGCGTCTGCTTCCGGGGAGTCCAGGCCGATCAGCTCCACGCCTGACTGGAAGATCTCGCGGCTTTTGCCCGACTGCATCTGGGCCTGTCTGAGCACGCGCCCGGAATAGTAGATGCGGTGGGGGAGGGGGAGGGAGTGCATACGCGTGGCGACAATGCGTGCCACCTGCGGCGTGATGTCCGGCGGAATGGCGAGGAGCCGTCCGGTCTGG from Citrifermentans bremense harbors:
- the elbB gene encoding isoprenoid biosynthesis glyoxalase ElbB; translation: MKKIGVVLSGCGVRDGSEIHEAVLTLLAIDRSGAKAVCFAPDIDCDEVNHLTMQETGAKRKVLVESARIARGEVSDIRNAKASELDAVVFPGGFGAAKNLCSFGQKGADGVVQPDVLRLVKEMAAAKKPICAICIAPSVVALALGKELSPRLTIGNDPGTAGAISATGSKHVDCAADDIVVDRDHLIVSTPAYMLAGSISEAARGIEKAVQATLELVK
- a CDS encoding ATP phosphoribosyltransferase regulatory subunit; the protein is MTNPSCIEAPLPKGVSDFLPETADKITFIADSIHRVFELWGFRRMITPLLEFEQVLALGMGDELRSKTFRFDDRQTGRLLAIPPDITPQVARIVATRMHSLPLPHRIYYSGRVLRQAQMQSGKSREIFQSGVELIGLDSPEADAEMVAMAVEVLKNLGFTGFKIDLGQVEFYRGIMDASGLSVEVQKQLQEAISKKEVSAVRTILESAGAPDRVKEEIALLPRLYGGREVLQEARKIAGNERSLRALDNLAQVVDILDIYGVAEHLTIDLGEIRGLDYHSGITFEGFVPGVGEAICSGGRYDDLTAKYGYPAHATGFAFNILALLSSMSKRPEVEASSSRDFLIFNNRDDRREALEVAQKLRSLGYTCARDIIKRDFDSSLEYAKKMNIRLLLVIGADECAAGQLYLVRVADRQSITVSVEELFDKDLDLKFDLQGENHG
- a CDS encoding adenylosuccinate synthase yields the protein MANVVVIGAQWGDEGKGKVVDIYTEFADDVVRYQGGNNAGHTLVVGDEKVILHLIPSGILHDGKRCVIGNGVVLDPEVFIMEITKLKANGYLKDDKMLLLSEALHIIMPYHKRIDIARERKSGAKKIGTTGRGIGPAYEDKIGRRGIRLMDLLDEKTFTRKVKEVLEEKNLILTQLLGDQPFTFEEIYEEYMKYAETLRKYAADTSLILHQEIKAGKSLLFEGAQGTLLDVDHGTYPYVTSSSTCSGGACTGSGVSPREIHEVIGISKAYATRVGSGPFPTELEDETGEQLRQAGREFGSTTGRPRRTGWYDALVARYAVRVNGLSGIAITKLDVLSGQETVKICTAYNYKGEVLTEVPANLEVMEQCTPIYEELPGWNDDITGAKCMDELPKNARDYVARVEQLSGAPVVLVSVGPRRDETIVLRNPFQRG
- a CDS encoding porin family protein — its product is MRKLFMLSAGALLLAATLTGNAAAEELRGRLALTGKIGIINPAQGELDTPQGTMVVSTDAGLTGGLGLLFGVDDNVAVELEVSRASFHTSHFGTAEVTDVSVGAQYRFPERQRLVPYLGAGMDVLVNDLSSRYTNTTVGAHLSAGVDCIMNRQLSLTLEAKGVESFSADVDTPSGQRGEFDPTNLSVTVGARIFFN
- a CDS encoding radical SAM protein, with the translated sequence MSRKSIERRRALLAGESGGEQRNSGGRLSCCLVYPNRYHSAMSNLGFQAVHAMMNAHPEVLCERAFLPDRDELAELERTGGTLLSLEGQRALSSFDVIAFSVSFESDYLNIPTIFRLSGMSPWAAERSAREPLVLAGGAALFLNPEPVAPFLDLVCIGEAEPILADLLELLKEGGGSRAELLLQACKIPGIYVPSLYQPQYLDGRFAGLKPQPGAPDRVLRVWEKELDRRPTVTEIHTEATEFSGMHLVELSRGCPRACRFCAAGFIYLPYRSRSLEGVRAEVLKGVAQGRKVGLVAAAVSDFSGIGDLCGEIVGAGGKFSVSSFRIDHLDDGMIEALKASGQKTVALAPEGGSQRLRDLVKKGIDEEQILAACDKLIGHDILNLKLYFIIGLPTETEQDLEELVLLVTRIRERVLAAAKKNKRLGEVQLSVNPFIPKPFTPFQWCGMEPVKSLEAKWKYLQKALGKLSNVKLQMESPREAYQQALLSRGDRRLAQLLVLADRSGNWKQALREAEFDADAEVYRQVALDEALPWDFIDGGDCDRLKREYLRAFEEGS
- a CDS encoding 4Fe-4S binding protein: MNDPLQEESPPVVDTVRCTGCGRCVAACGSRLLSLEVDGFRKYAQIGISKRCKRCLACAAACPVRALRAD